The Anopheles gambiae chromosome 2, idAnoGambNW_F1_1, whole genome shotgun sequence genomic sequence TAAACACGGTTGCTCACCACTTGTTCGATTTGTCCCCGCGATACGGGTGTGAGATGAATCATCCGCTGCTGGAATTCTACGCGCAGTGCAGTTGTGAATCAGCGGAAGCAAATAGCTGAGAGTGtttgttcgtttcgtttcgttgcaGTATCTTACTAGCTGCAGTGATAAAGAAATAGTGCAAGTGCAGAGACGTCCGCTGCCAGCTGCATTCCACAGGGACACGTGAACCTCGCGAAGAAACGTAAAGGCAAAACGTGTAAACGTGTACCCTGCGCTGTGTGCAGGGAGTGAAGGAGAAGGTGGGAGTATATGAGCGTTGtcgcgcgtgtatgtgtgtgtgtgttttgagaaGGACGAATCGTGTAATTaaacgcacatacacatatacaacCCCACTAGAGCAATATTCAAAGAAACGAAATAGTTTTGCggattttttgaaaaaaaaaatttagaCACTAATATGCCAGGAACTTAAGTAATGCGTATTGTGTGTTAGAAGCAGCTTAGCCTGAAAACCTGCAAACTACTGAAGAAAACCTGTTCCCAGTGTAACGAAAACGGTTCAGAGCAGTGTCACCGTGTGCGCGGCGCGCCTTCGTTCTAGAAAAGTCGTTACTATGGCAACGGTGTAAAATGCCTTTTCCAATGCTTACCACAACTAACTGCTGCTTCTAAACGTTTTGGTAAATTAACTTACCATCCGACAAACGACAAGTGGATATCTTATCATTAGCTGCgaccggtttttgttttctttcttctgtgGAAAGAGGAAATTACCACAAGTTTGGGTCtttgtgtacacacacacacacactcacggcaaatgtttttaaattcccttttttcccttttgcagCTCCGGCGATAGACGGCAACACATCACCACCATCCATACATACACACCTTATCGTAGGGTGCCTTTGCTCCCTTTTTTCCGGTTGCTCCGGCAGCAGTaccgtgtgtctgtgtctgtgtctctgtgtacgtgcgtgtgcCGCTGTGTGCATGTTTTTGGCGGTGTGCGCgacgttgtgtgtgtgcgctttgtCCCCAAATGGTGGTGTGAATATTGAGAAGTGCGTCTGATAAGAAAGCTTTTGAAGTTGACGAAGAAAAAAGAGCTCAAGTggtgcgtgtgcttgtgtgtatgtgcttatGTGCGAGCGGGTTTGCAGTGTATGAGGGTTTGGCTAAAGGAAAAGCAGGAAGGAAGCCTTCCGTGCGGGTGGGAGGGTGTTCTGTATCACCCAATGTTGCAGTTTATGATTGTTGCCGGTGGAAAGTGTTTTCCGAAATTCATGTGCGACTAGTGTGCCGTGTCGTGATTTTGGGGGCAGCTGCTATGGTGATCACTATAGGTGGTGAAAATCTGTGTACCGTCGTCAAGCAAAGGGGAGTGTAATTTTTTAGTGAGCTGCGGTCGGagagtaaaacaaacataccgAGCGCGTACAGCTTCTTCCTGTTTTCCTGCGGGTGCGCAACGACTTACAGCCAACGGACGGTGGGAAAGACCGCGCCGCGAACACGGAATACGTTTTGAATCAGCCAGCAGAGAAGAAGCGTTTGGCATCTGTTTGTAATAATCGACTAACCGAGGCGCGGGGTTAGTTTAGCCGTGAACAGTAGTAGTGCCACCGTACCCAAGCGAAGCACCGGGGAAACAGCGTCCACAATCGTAGCAAACATGGCTGCACAGGAGATCGACAACAGCACGACGTGGGGCAAGGAGTTATGGGTAAGTTGCGGCTTTACTTCATTATTACATTCATAAACAaggtttaattttttaaagtCCAAACAAAAGTGGCTAAAATCATCTTCTTGATGTAACGAGCAATTGTACCGATGGAGCATAAGTAGTTTAAATGGCTTTTGgagatttcatttttataattaaaaagtgttgatttattcaattatttctTGCTCACTTAATAACACATGACCTTGACGTTCAACAGACATCACCACACCCCATCGAGGGCAAAAAGATTCGTTCCACCAACACGTTTGCAAAAATATATACTTCTGCTATTACGATTCCCTGCCCTGGCGAGCAACGCGAGACAGCAAGACAGTTTTGCGaataaatcaaaccaacacTCCACACTGCGCTCCATGCACAATCTTCCTAACCTCTGATACGCATCTGCAACAGTGACTAACACCGTCGATTGCGACGCAAATTGCaacccaccacacacacacgcgcggtgCATCGTGCAGTGGAATCCAGTTCCACCCGTCGACCTGTCAAACCTTTGCTGGTTGGTagaattaacaaaaaaaacgttttaaaCACATTATGAACCGATGCATCCATCGTCCGTATCTTGCTTCTTGCCCTCAAATTTTCCTGTTTTAGACACAAAATATGTTGTTctgcttatgtgtgtgtgtgtctcgcttgctctctctttctgtagCATAAAacgagcacaacaaaaaaaaaaaaacaacacagcagCCACGAAGGGAATGGAATGCAAATACGACCCAACGGCCGCATGGGCTTTTTTGTTCGCCACAAGCGCACCTGTAATAACCTGATTCCGGGCGGACGGCGGCATACCTACCCGGTGCGGAAGGTTGGTTGGTGCAGTTGcgacacacaaactcacatggaaaaaaaatgttgcgGCTTTTGTCCGTCGAgccccaaacacacatacacacacacacacacacccgtgaCAGGTTCACACACAAGTGGCTCTATTCGTCGTTTCGCGAGTTTGCAGCGCAGCAGCGCACGTTATGCTGTGGCGTTCTGCGGcaattcgcacacacacacacacagacactttgGTTGCATCTGGGAGGAGCGATAGTGTGTTGTCAACGGCCATCACCATCACtaccacacgcacactaaGTTGTTTTTAGCGCAGCATCCCCGTCTAAACACGGAGGAGTGCAAGGTGTGCCGGTGCGGAATCGCAACCTTCTCGAAAGAAACCCACCCCAAAGGCAGTTGGGGAGGGGGCAGGCAGGGCAGGGGCGGTGAAGAACTTGTTTAATAGTTCCTTTCTGCCAACGTGTCCATCGCTGGCGCTTGGCTGCCTTGTGTAAATTGCTTCATCTTGCGCACCACAGCGCAACTACGCGCAAAAAACCCACGGGCGCGCAATAATGTTGGTGGTACTTGCCTTAAACCTGTGGGCTCGGCTTTTcttttgtaaaacaataaataaacatattatTGAAGTCGCAACGGAATGGGGGGATGCTTGGTGTTGTGTGGGTTCGGAATTTATTGGTTTGGCGGAATGGGTAGAAGAAATGCTTGAATGCGCGCCAGGCAGTGAAGGGAGgtgtggtggtaaacaaagtgTAGTGAAACCTTGCCATGCACAGTTCCGGACGCttactgtgtgtttgtgtgcttatTATGCGACAATTCTctcgtctctctctccccccccccccccatgtcCATTTCCAACTGGACTTGTGCGCACGTTGTGTAGGCGGCTGGTGACATACTACAACCCTACAAAAGTCGACGGAAGCATAAAGGGTGGCGGAGGAAAAACATGCTTCGAACCCCGCGGGTCATTCACCAATGAAGTTAGTGCTCTGCGAGTTCTTTTCCATCATAATGGGCAACGGCACGATAATATGAAATCGAAACCAACtctccgtttttttcttctctttctccctttcgCTCTGTctacaatgcaaacaaactCTGCCAACAGACCGGAAGTTACCCGACCTGAACCGTTTcgggggcacacacacaaaacgggtGAACACGAGAACTGTGAACTTCTTTGCTTCTCGCTTTAGTTAGCTTCTAGCTTCGCCCCTCGTtttgggggttttgtttttgctgctgctgctcctgccgaCGACCTTTCCATCCGGCGGGTCGGGTGGGCACACGGGCTCGTAACTGTAATGCATTGATTCCGGCCGCTGCATGACGCGAAACTGGAGTGGCTTCCCCGTAAGCGCAAACATGCGACAGAGTAGTAGACCTTGCTCTGGAGGGCGCGCTGCGCTGGATTGACATCATTATGGGGCAAACCTGGGTTTTCGTTCGTCGGCTGACAAATGGTAGTAGGCCCGAAGGTAGTAGCGGTTGTTATTAGCGACGTTAGTGACGCGTGTCTGTAGCGTGTGCGGGATCTTGTAATCGTTCCTATAGTTTTGGGGTAATTTTTAATATCCGTTCTTGCGTGGAGCTTTTGTTGAGTTTTTCGGCAGGGAATTGTGTAGAATTGAGGAATTGAGATGTATTACTTGTAATACGCTACCTCAGATATACTGTCCATAGAATCTTTAATGTCTTTGAGGAGATACTGTAGACATCCCAAGTCCTCCATGGCCTAAAGCGCAGAATGAGTTCGGAATACTTTGAAAATATGATGGTTATGGGGTAAGTCGTTCCTAGAAGTTTAACATACTTACACGTTAAACATTCCGGTACCTTGACCTAGACTGATTTCTCCAACCTAAACATCAATCCTATTCCTTGTTGTATGATCTTCAGTAATTCTGAGATGTATATGTCATAGCATCACCCCCAAAACATACATCTCTACGATATCTTGTTCATATTTCCCAAGACATCAAAATCCTGAATTCTTCAATTCCAAGACATAACTCATCTATAGACTTAGAGACGCAAAGACTGTGAAGTTGGTGTATCTTAAACTTTCCCAATATTGCCCGTGTGTTTCCTGTTAATTCAACGTTCAACGTTATCTCTGTGCACGAGTTTGCACAACCAACCTACACTATCGCACCACAAATCAATGCACAAAAGAAATTCTTATCTTTCCAAAAGTCCTGCTTCTACATACACGCGCAAACACGAGACGATAACTGGGCGAAGATAAAAACATCGAGACCCACCCAATAGGAGAATGTAAAAAGCTGAACGAAGAATGAGATAAAGCTTCATTGTGATAAGAAGCAGGGCTCTGCGTGTAAGGTTGGGTTGGTCTGGCTGGCCGGTCGATTGTTTGTCTATTTTTAAAGCATTGAGGTCAATCTCTTGAAATGTTGACTAATGTTGGCCGCGGTCCAAATTATACGTTCCCCCTTAGTTTATCATCCCGAAACACTTTTGAACGATAGAAAGTATATGCAGCGAATGTCCGCTGTATTTTGTGTTGTGCTTTATATATGGGTGAGCTAAATGGAGTAACTGCTGGTTGCAGGTTTTTGGGATGCGAGATTTGATGTGAGAAATTTTGAACAGGTCTGATTTGTTTGCTCAAAGTTTTGTAAACAATACTCACCTATCAGCTATCACCAGATAATGGTATCTCTTTAAGTTAGAACTGCCTGGTAGCAATGGTGTATCTTATCTGTTCCGCCAAATGTACACCATAGCTGACGCAATATGTCCCACACTTTGTACATATCGAAGCGAAGATCTTCGACCGAATCTTCAAAACATTGTCGTTGGCGGCTCTTTTGAACAAGTGGTTCGCTCTACAAAATTCTGGACAGGTTTCAGGTTGGTTTCTTTCGTTGGAAAACGCGTATACAAGCACATACTGCTGCTGTAATTGTTAGAAGTGCTCGTATATTCTCGGGGCTCGTGTTCTTTGTGTGTTAGGAATAGCCACCTTCGTCTGATAATGCCATCAAGTTTAAAGGCTATTGCAAACTCTTACCTAGCATCTAGCGTGATGGATTTGCAGGCGGAGCCGAAAGCctagtggttgttgttgttgctgttgtagttgctgctgatgatctCCAAGATCGGCGGCGGCGTTCCGAGCTCCTCCTGCTGGCTGCTGCACTGCGCTTAACCCCACATCCAGTTGTTGTTGAAGTGGTTGTTCTGGTTGTTCTGGCCACAGCCGAATGCACCCGGCGGGCATGGGTCGGGGCGACACTGCACGCTCGGATCGCAGCAAGCCTGGAACGGCCAGTCGCAGATCTGCTTGGCGGCGTTGAAGTGCAGTCCAGCGGGGCACTGCATCGGGCAGGCACGTCCAGCGATACACTTGGCGTACACGCCACAGCTCGGTCCGGGCAGGAGCGTCGGCTTCGAGCCGTCGAACATCGGGCAACGGTTGTCTACGGGGCAGTTGTTGGCGCAGATGCCTCCACCGCTGCACGGgggctgtggtggtggtggcggtggtggaggtggtggggGTGGTGGATAGATTGGACCGCCACCGCCTCCGCAGTCACCGCTGGGACCGCATGGGTCCGGGCGGCACTCAACGTTCGGGTCGCAGCAAGCCTGGAACGGCCAGTCGCAGATCTGCTTGGCGGCGTTGAAGTGCAGCCCAGCGGGGCACTGCATCGGGCAGGCACGTCCAGCGATACACTTGGCGTACACGCCACAGTTCGGTCCGGGCAGGAGCGTCGGCTTCAAGCCGTCAAACATCGGGCAACGGTTGTCTACGGGGCAGTTGATGGCACAGATGCCTCCACCGCTGCACGGgggctgtggtggtggtggcggtggtggaggtggtggggGTGGTGGAACGATCGGACCGCCATCGACTCCGCAGTCACCGCTGGGTCCGCACGGATCCGGACGGCACTCAATGTTCGGGTCGCAACAGGCACGGTGCGGCCAGTCGCACGCCTGCTCGCGGGCATTGAAGTGGGTACCGCCCGGGCAGAGGGTCTCGCAGGCGCGGCCACTTTCGCACTTGTAGAAACGGTCGCAGGTCGGGCCCGGAAGCAGGACCGGCTTGGCCGGGTTGTAGATCGGGCAGCGCGAGTTCTGCACGCAGTTGATCAGGCAGGGCGTGGTGCCCGAGCACGGTGGGTTCTGGAACACCGAGTACGCCTGGGAGGCCGTCACGAGGACAGCCAACACGAGTAAACTTCTCATTTGCGAGCAGCTGGGTTGGGTCGATTTCCACGCTAGAAGTCTGTACTGCTGCTAGGTCGTCGTACACTGGTCGACGAAAAACTGATGCCTTACTGTCACCCTGGTAAGGTCTTTTATACAACCCGATTCTTCGATGGGGGGTCGCACTTTCTATTCCAAGCATTGGACAATGTACGGGAGGGACATTTTGGACATCTTCACCAAAACCTCTCCGCTGATAAGAtggttgatttttcttttttgcaaaattgaagcCTCCGGAGAGCTGTGTTGTGCCTTCGTACGATGCTCCCGGCTATCAAATCAAACAGCCAAAGATCGCTATCGTACATTGTTCCTTGCTCTGTGATAGTGGTAAACGTGTGTGGTCCGACTAGGAACTTCCAACTTACGGAATCGATAACAGCATTATCATGTGCAATGTATCTTTGGTGCTCGCATCGGAGCTCTTGGACCTTCAATCAATCTAGCCGGAACTTGTACGGGTTGCAGGTATTTCGCGTTCGCGACCACCAAGGTTCCGCGTTTCGAGGTGTTGGCAAAAATGTTGCCAATCAGTCTCCCTTTCTGCACAGAGTGCGGGAGTAACACCCCCGATATGCTGACCTTCTCAATACGATGAACGATGTATGTGCATGTTaccttacacacacacctcctgATCGTTAGCGCAAGTAGTTCCAGGAAAACTTGATAATAGAATTGCGTGGAATTCCTCTTCGGTCTTCGGTGACATGCTTGGGTTAGGGTGTTGTAGCGAAAATTGATTACTTTCGAGCATCTAATCACGGTGAAATATCAAATACTTTCCATCAGTGCGTGTTTCGTAGTTATGTCATTGGCCCTCCAAGTGAATTCCTCATTTCGATAGTGCTCGATGTTATTGGAATTCTTGAATTATATTATTGCTGAAATTGGGTAGCAGCAGTAAGACAACTTCTAGACGTTTCAATTTGGTGCTGAATGTTATTTAGGCTTCTGGTATGCATTATCTTAACTTGAAATGGGGTGAAAGAGGCCTGCTAACTAGTACATTATTGCACAAAAGAACGTTGTACAGTCCGGACACTGACAAGCCTTTTCAACAAAGCTGTCAGAATGTAAGCGACAAATCTTCACGGCCTACTTTTATGTCGCCTTTCTGGGTTGTTGGTGCAGCGTTTACAAGACTTGTGCAGCATAAATAATTGCCAGCGACGCTGTCAAGGGTTGAGAAGTTCTCGATTTTGCATAAACACTAGCTGACATCTTGTCAtcagttttgcttttcattatGTCACGACCCATTTCTTGGTTTGGTTGTAAGGTTCTACCGTTCCAAGTGTTTGCAACCatgcaaaggaaaggaaatgacGAAGTGAACTCTACGACGAGCGCACTCGAGAAAGTTTTCTATCCTTTTAGGCCCGAACCTTGTGTTGAGCATACATTAGGGACGTCTTTGAAAGTTCTTTGTGGCTTTCTGTTGTCGCCAGTTGCACAAACATTTCCTCCACACTCCAATCGGTCGGCTCCTCGTCCCGAGTGTGGCGCGGGACTTGGATTCAGGCGTATCTCATTCGATCGTAAATAATTCTCCCTACGCGCGTTGGATGTGATCGAACGCCATCAGACCGCCTTCCTGCCTTCGTTGTACGGT encodes the following:
- the LOC4576330 gene encoding uncharacterized protein LOC4576330; translation: MRSLLVLAVLVTASQAYSVFQNPPCSGTTPCLINCVQNSRCPIYNPAKPVLLPGPTCDRFYKCESGRACETLCPGGTHFNAREQACDWPHRACCDPNIECRPDPCGPSGDCGVDGGPIVPPPPPPPPPPPPPQPPCSGGGICAINCPVDNRCPMFDGLKPTLLPGPNCGVYAKCIAGRACPMQCPAGLHFNAAKQICDWPFQACCDPNVECRPDPCGPSGDCGGGGGPIYPPPPPPPPPPPPPQPPCSGGGICANNCPVDNRCPMFDGSKPTLLPGPSCGVYAKCIAGRACPMQCPAGLHFNAAKQICDWPFQACCDPSVQCRPDPCPPGAFGCGQNNQNNHFNNNWMWG